One segment of Odontesthes bonariensis isolate fOdoBon6 chromosome 1, fOdoBon6.hap1, whole genome shotgun sequence DNA contains the following:
- the LOC142380476 gene encoding gonadotropin subunit beta-1-like isoform X1, protein MRDLVPSCGRHLCCIRQMMQLVVIAAVLALAEMEQGCHLDCYPKNVSIPVESCGTTEFIHTTICEGLCFNKDSVFISPAGHPEQKICIGDWYYEVKYTEGCPVGVTYPVARNCKCGLCNTVYTDCGRLQSDIC, encoded by the exons ATGAGAGACCTGGTCCCCTCTTGCGGCAGGCATCTGTGCTGCATTCGGCAGATGATGCAGCTGGTTGTCATAGCAGCAGTGCTGGCGCTGGCAGAGATGGAGCAAGGCTGCCACCTCGACTGTTATCCAAAAAACGTCAGCATCCCTGTGGAGAGCTGTGGCACCACCGAGTTCATCCACACCACCATATGTGAAGGACTGTGCTTCAACAAG GATTCTGTCTTCATCAGCCCTGCTGGCCATCCTGAGCAGAAGATCTGCATTGGGGACTGGTACTATGAGGTGAAATACACTGAGGGGTGTCCAGTGGGCGTCACCTACCCTGTGGCCCGAAACTGCAAGTGTGGTTTATGCAACACAGTATACACTGACTGCGGCCGCCTTCAGAGCGACATCTGTTAA
- the LOC142380476 gene encoding gonadotropin subunit beta-1-like isoform X2, with translation MMQLVVIAAVLALAEMEQGCHLDCYPKNVSIPVESCGTTEFIHTTICEGLCFNKDSVFISPAGHPEQKICIGDWYYEVKYTEGCPVGVTYPVARNCKCGLCNTVYTDCGRLQSDIC, from the exons ATGATGCAGCTGGTTGTCATAGCAGCAGTGCTGGCGCTGGCAGAGATGGAGCAAGGCTGCCACCTCGACTGTTATCCAAAAAACGTCAGCATCCCTGTGGAGAGCTGTGGCACCACCGAGTTCATCCACACCACCATATGTGAAGGACTGTGCTTCAACAAG GATTCTGTCTTCATCAGCCCTGCTGGCCATCCTGAGCAGAAGATCTGCATTGGGGACTGGTACTATGAGGTGAAATACACTGAGGGGTGTCCAGTGGGCGTCACCTACCCTGTGGCCCGAAACTGCAAGTGTGGTTTATGCAACACAGTATACACTGACTGCGGCCGCCTTCAGAGCGACATCTGTTAA
- the kcna4 gene encoding potassium voltage-gated channel subfamily A member 1, with amino-acid sequence MEFAMVGADGGCNSHLPYGYAQARAREREREKERQAAQSKAAAATDGGSGVEGGGGGGVGGSTSTTSSGAHLLNNLQHQCRAVSSTNANISSGTASRPSSSSSSSSSSSSSSSSSSSTSSSQPPQHQQEPEQQQRVLRERKKQRGVGRWRRNRTTLGGDLRHSELALLGSEEDIMIEEEEAEGAEEEEEKQGGRGSKRSSFLCSMDDELETVSITDRRPQSGYENIYNECGCCERVVINVSGLKFETQLKTLSQFPDTLLGDPDRRIRYFDPLRNEYFFDRNRPSFDAILYYYQSGGRLKRPANVPFDIFSEEVKFYELGEEAILKFREDEGFVKEEEKPLPEDEFKRQIWLLFEYPESSSPARGIAVVSVLVIVISIVIFCMETLPEFRDEKENIQLQHNSSQPDHGFTPFNDPFFIVETVCIIWFSFEFIVRFFACPSKPAFFKNIMNSIDIVSILPYFITLGTELAQHQDNGQQAMSFAILRIIRLVRVFRIFKLSRHSKGLQILGHTLRASMRELALLIFFLVIGVILFSSAVFFAEADEPTSQFTSIPDAFWWAVVTMTTVGYGDMKPITVGGKIVGSLCAIAGVLTIALPVPVIVSNFNYFYHRETDNEDQSPVVESMPPGCPYFPDFLRKFKGSPSGSSLGDKAEYMEMEEGVTESLCGLDKSPSKGNGTDISRKNSTNSKSIQTDV; translated from the coding sequence ATGGAGTTTGCCATGGTGGGTGCGGACGGCGGGTGCAATAGTCACCTGCCTTACGGTTATGCCCAAGCTCGCGCACGGGAAAGGGAGCGCGAGAAGGAGCGACAGGCTGCCCAGTCGAAAGCAGCGGCCGCGACCGACGGTGGATCTGgtgtggagggaggaggaggcggcggcGTAGGGGGGtccacctccaccacctcctcgGGCGCTCATCTCCTTAACAACCTCCAGCATCAGTGTCGTGCCGTATCCTCCACGAACGCCAACATCAGCAGCGGTACCGCCTCgcgcccctcctcctcctcctcttcctcctcctcctcctcctcctcctcctcctcctcctcctccacctcctcctctcagCCACCACAGCACCAGCAGGAGCCCGAACAGCAGCAGAGAGTTCTCAGAGAGCGGAAAAAGCAGCGCGGCGTCGGACGGTGGAGACGCAACCGGACGACTCTCGGCGGAGACTTGCGCCACTCGGAGCTGGCGCTGCTCGGATCCGAGGAGGACATCATGATAGAGGAGGAAGAGGCTGAaggagcagaggaagaggaggagaagcaggggGGCCGGGGAAGCAAAAGGTCGAGTTTTCTGTGCAGCATGGATGATGAGTTGGAGACGGTCTCGATCACCGACAGGCGCCCTCAGTCCGGATACGAAAACATTTACAACGAGTGCGGCTGCTGCGAGAGAGTTGTCATCAACGTGTCGGGTCTGAAGTTCGAAACTCAGCTCAAGACTCTCTCTCAGTTCCCAGACACTCTCCTGGGAGACCCCGACAGGCGAATCAGGTACTTCGACCCGCTGAGGAATGAATATTTCTTCGACAGGAACCGACCAAGTTTTGACGCCATTCTTTACTATTATCAATCAGGGGGACGATTAAAAAGACCAGCCAACGTTCCGTTTGACATCTTCTCCGAAGAAGTTAAGTTTTATGAACTCGGGGAGGAGGCGATACTCAAATTTCGAGAGGATGAGGGGTTTGttaaagaggaggaaaaacctCTGCCAGAGGACGAGTTCAAGCGTCAAATCTGGCTGCTTTTTGAGTATCCGGAGAGCTCGAGTCCTGCAAGAGGGATAGCAGTCGTGTCCGTCCTGGTCATAGTAATTTCTATTGTCATTTTCTGCATGGAGACGCTGCCGGAGTTCAGGGATGAAAAAGAGAATATACAGCTACAACACAACTCCTCTCAACCCGACCATGGATTTACTCCTTTCAACGACCCGTTTTTCATTGTGGAAACTGTTTGCATAATCTGGTTCTCATTTGAGTTTATAGTTCGCTTCTTTGCCTGTCCGAGCAAGCCCGCTTTCTTTAAAAACATTATGAACTCTATAGACATTGTTTCCATTTTGCCTTATTTCATAACTCTTGGCACAGAACTGGCGCAGCACCAGGACAACGGGCAGCAAGCGATGAGCTTTGCCATCCTGAGAATAATCCGCCTTGTCAGGGTGTTTCGCATCTTCAAACTGTCGAGGCACTCCAAGGGGCTGCAGATCCTGGGTCATACCCTGCGCGCCAGTATGAGGGAGCTGGCCCTCCTCATTTTCTTCCTGGTCATAGGTGTCATCCTGTTCTCCAGCGCAGTGTTCTTCGCCGAGGCGGACGAGCCCACCTCTCAGTTCACGAGCATCCCTGACGCTTTCTGGTGGGCTGTGGTGACCATGACCACGGTCGGCTACGGTGACATGAAGCCCATCACTGTCGGTGGGAAGATAGTGGGCTCCCTTTGCGCGATTGCAGGCGTGTTAACCATCGCGCTCCCGGTGCCTGTCATAGTGTCCAACTTCAACTACTTTTACCACAGGGAGACCGATAACGAGGACCAGTCGCCCGTGGTGGAAAGCATGCCCCCGGGCTGTCCGTATTTCCCCGACTTTCTAAGGAAATTCAAAGGCTCGCCCTCTGGTTCGTCGCTTGGCGACAAAGCGGAGTATATGGAGATGGAGGAAGGGGTGACGGAGTCACTTTGCGGGCTGGACAAGAGCCCCAGTAAAGGAAATGGCACAGACATAAGCAGAAAAAACAGTACTAACTCAAAATCCATTCAGACTGACGTGTGA